One Mercurialis annua linkage group LG3, ddMerAnnu1.2, whole genome shotgun sequence DNA window includes the following coding sequences:
- the LOC126670966 gene encoding cinnamoyl-CoA reductase 1-like, translated as MAGPLKGKVCVTGAGGYLGSWVVKLLLSNNYLVHGTVRQPADEKYSHLNKLEKAANNLKLVKADLLDYTSLSSAIQGCTGVFHVASPVPSAAVPNPEVELLEPAVKGTLNVLKACAEAKVKRVVVVSSGAAVSMNPSWPKGQLMDESCWSDKEYCRTTQNWYCLSKTEAESEAFEFAKRSGLDVVTVCPTIILGPVLQSTVNASSQVLIKLLKEGYESLENKLRPIVDVRDVAEALLLVYEKPEAEGRYICTTQAIRTRDIVDKLRSIYPNYNYPKSFTEGEEGVKLSSEKLQRLGWSTRSLEETFIDSVESYQKAGMLD; from the exons ATGGCGGGACCGTTAAAGGGCAAAGTATGCGTGACCGGAGCTGGAGGATACCTAGGTTCTTGGGTCGTCAAGCTTCTCCTATCCAACAACTATCTTGTCCACGGAACCGTCAGACAACCGG CCGATGAGAAATACAGTCACCTGAACAAGCTTGAAAAGGCAGCTAATAATCTGAAACTTGTGAAGGCGGATTTACTGGACTACACCTCTCTGTCTTCTGCTATTCAAGGTTGCACTGGAGTTTTTCATGTTGCTAGCCCGGTTCCGTCCGCTGCTGTTCCCAATCCTGAG GTGGAATTACTAGAGCCGGCTGTGAAGGGAACTTTAAATGTGCTTAAAGCGTGTGCTGAAGCGAAGGTTAAGCGTGTTGTTGTTGTGTCCTCTGGAGCTGCTGTCTCCATGAATCCGAGCTGGCCTAAGGGGCAGTTGATGGATGAGAGTTGTTGGTCTGACAAGGAATATTGCAGAACGACGCAG AACTGGTATTGTCTTTCCAAGACGGAAGCAGAAAGTGAGGCTTTTGAGTTTGCGAAACGGAGTGGTCTGGATGTTGTAACTGTTTGTCCCACCATCATTCTCGGGCCAGTTTTGCAGTCGACAGTTAATGCAAGTAGCCAGGTCCTCATCAAGCTTTTGAAAG AAGGGTATGAGTCCCTGGAGAACAAACTTCGGCCGATAGTAGATGTACGTGATGTTGCTGAAGCACTGCTTTTGGTGTATGAGAAGCCTGAGGCAGAAGGGAGATACATATGCACGACACAAGCGATCAGGACAAGAGACATAGTCGATAAGTTGAGGAGCATATATCCTAATTACAATTATCCTAAAAG CTTCACTGAGGGAGAAGAAGGAGTAAAGCTGAGCTCTGAAAAATTGCAGAGATTAGGATGGAGTACCCGTTCACTAGAGGAAACGTTCATCGACTCTGTGGAGAGTTATCAAAAGGCTGGAATGTTGGACTAG
- the LOC126671614 gene encoding putative Peroxidase 48 — MAHFLSKKKYFVVAMLIIGPVLLSLRTPKINQLEDINFSVFLQRDEILGSYSMADTHDLEYDFYRQICPQAESIVKSRMASIYSYRNDISAALLRLFFHDCFIKGCDASVFLDDSNGNANISIEKQAIPNQTLRGLDKIDMIKEELEDACPGVVSCADTLALATREAVVLAGGPYYPVFTGRRDSSHSYYQEAMAEIPKPTENISRILNLFALRGFNDRETVSLLGAHNIGKIGCDFIRIRLYNFEGTGQPDPSMPSDFLNVMRLNCQDNNHTANGVMTAISSGSGFDTHYYRNLLRGRGLMYADQQLMGDESTARYVRLYASDDGTIFRKDFSRSMVRMSILNVLTGAQGQVRIKCSLPVTSS, encoded by the exons atggCGCATTTCCTAAGCAAGAAAAAATATTTCGTTGTGGCTATGCTCATAATAGGTCCTGTTCTTCTCTCCCTACGAACTCCAAAGATTAACCAACTCGAAGACATTAATTTCTCAGTTTTTCTACAAAGAGATGAGATTCTTGGATCCTATTCCATGGCCGATACTCATGATCTCGAGTACGATTTCTATCGCCAAATTTGCCCTCAAGCTGAGTCCATCGTCAAATCAAGAATGGCTTCCATTTACTCGTACCGGAATGATATCTCTGCCGCTCTCTTAAGGCTCTTTTTCCATGATTGCTTTATCAAG GGTTGTGATGCTTCGGTTTTCTTGGATGATAGCAATGGAAATGCTAATATTTCCATTGAGAAGCAAGCCATTCCCAATCAGACCTTGAGGGGTCTGGATAAAATAGATATGATTAAGGAGGAGCTTGAAGATGCTTGTCCGGGCGTGGTTTCTTGTGCTGATACACTTGCACTTGCTACTCGAGAAGCCGTTGTTCTG GCTGGTGGTCCTTATTATCCAGTATTTACAGGCAGGAGGGACAGTAGCCATTCCTACTATCAAGAAGCCATGGCTGAGATTCCGAAGCCCACTGAGAACATCAGCCGAATTCTCAACCTCTTTGCCCTCAGGGGTTTTAACGACAGAGAAACAGTCAGTCTTCTAG GAGCACACAATATCGGAAAAATCGGCTGCGATTTCATCAGGATTCGCCTATACAATTTTGAAGGAACAGGGCAGCCAGATCCTTCTATGCCTTCTGATTTCCTCAATGTGATGAGACTAAATTGTCAAGACAATAACCACACTGCCAATGGTGTCATGACTGCAATATCATCTGGATCAGGTTTTGATACTCACTACTATAGAAACTTGCTGAGGGGTAGGGGACTTATGTATGCTGACCAACAATTGATGGGTGATGAGAGTACTGCAAGATATGTTAGGCTTTATGCTTCAGATGATGGAACAATCTTCCGAAAGGACTTCTCTAGGTCTATGGTCAGGATGTCGATCCTTAATGTGCTAACCGGAGCTCAAGGTCAGGTCCGAATTAAATGCTCATTGCCTGTCACAAGCTCTTAA